One window of the Branchiostoma lanceolatum isolate klBraLanc5 chromosome 3, klBraLanc5.hap2, whole genome shotgun sequence genome contains the following:
- the LOC136430342 gene encoding potassium channel subfamily K member 15-like, which produces MYGGRVKSGVGSSDLRRPSREDLVRRDTTSRQLRVLPFKNADGVGEEVQNGTGETDEKGSGGVGCNPAACCRRCSVRDAALTVWPHLKIVLLNVAYLGFGAWVFCTLECEGQKARHPDLPASRHLVLDKLWAAANNTTSFENWTKIADMEMTRHEEMVFRARQEFVWGTNGSSPAYLSDPSRAVFFAASVVTTIGYGHVTPQTTGGRVFLMFYALFGMPLMLAWLADINRLLGRLLHFLAGKINSVVRPELPDDKARRVPVWVIVLLLVIYLLVGAGVLCFWEDWTFIDSLYFTYITASTIGFGDIVPTKQLYVLVVFPYILLGLSLVSNCFRLNQEAAQWVDERFCGGRRVYRRDACPCCGLLSTQKMRPEDLVLVRRVALKWRRKSAHRKRAVVYLLPMWMVWDDLEEEAQNQPPTDSGRTTATTPEQ; this is translated from the exons ATGTACGGGGGGAGAGTTAAGAGCGGTGTCGGTTCCAGTGATCTCCGCAGACCATCCCGCGAGGATTTGGTCCGACGAGATACGACATCCAGACAACTTCGCGTTCTTCCATTCAAAAACGCGGACGGAGTCGGGGAAGAGGTTCAGAATGGTACCGGAGAGACAGATGAGAAAGGATCGGGCGGAGTGGGATGTAACCCGGCGGCCTGTTGTAGAAGATGCAGTGTGCGGGACGCAGCCTTAACCGTCTGGCCTCACCTGAAAATAGTCCTCCTCAACGTCGCCTATCTCGGGTTCGGTGCCTGGGTCTTCTGCACATTGGAATGTGAAGGG CAAAAGGCGCGGCATCCAGACCTGCCAgccagccgccatcttgtcctggACAAGTTATGGGCCGCGGCGAACAATACCACAAGTTTTGAGAATTGGACAAAAATCGCGGACATGGAAATGACGAGACACGAGGAGATGGTTTTTCGGGCACGACAAGAGTTTGTCTGGGGAACCAACGGCTCGTCCCCGGCCTACCTGTCGGACCCTTCCCGGGCCGTGTTCTTTGCGGCTAGCGTGGTCACCACAATCG GTTACGGCCACGTCACGCCCCAGACGACCGGAGGGCGCGTCTTCCTGATGTTCTACGCACTGTTCGGCATGCCGCTGATGCTGGCGTGGCTGGCCGACATCAACCGTCTTCTCGGCCGCCTGCTGCACTTTCTGGCCGGGAAGATCAACTCAGTCGTGCGTCCTGAGCTTCCCGACGATAAAGCACGAAG AGTTCCAGTGTGGGTGATCGTGCTGCTATTGGTCATCTACCTGCTAGTCGGCGCTGGTGTACTGTGCTTCTGGGAGGACTGGACGTTCATCGACAGCCTGTACTTCACGTACATTACCGCCAGCACCATAG GATTTGGTGACATAGTCCCCACCAAACAGCTGTACGTGCTTGTCGTGTTCCCCTACATCCTCCTGGGACTGTCCCTGGTGTCCAACTGCTTCAGACTCAACCAGGAGGCG GCCCAGTGGGTTGACGAGCGTTTCTGCGGCGGCAGGAGGGTGTACCGGCGGGACGCGTGCCCGTGCTGCGGGCTGCTCAGCACACAGAAGATGCGGCCGGAGGACCTGGTCCTGGTGCGGAGGGTGGCGCTCAAGTGGCGCCGCAAGTCCGCGCACCGTAAGCGGGCCGTGGTGTACTTGC